The Erigeron canadensis isolate Cc75 chromosome 1, C_canadensis_v1, whole genome shotgun sequence genome segment CTTTTTTTATGGTGTTAAAAGCCTATTTACTTGGAAGGTTAACTCGCATGTAAACCATTTGAAAGCGGAATCCTTTTTATATGTAAAGAATGACATATTCCCCTGCATAGAACTGGCCAAAATATGCTGTTTATCAACCACAATTCACCCTCTATTTCTCCATACACTAAAAATGATAGAGTTTTACAAATTTTCAGAGGCTTCCTTGTAGACAGTATTTACTGTTGTGAATTTATTGTACAGTATACAAAAAGTCGAATGTTGAATAGTACTGGTTTTGTGACCAGATTTCAGACAGAAGTGTGTGATTTTAGGTGTTTTTCTCTGTATCAAAGATAACATCTCATATAACACCATTTGTAAATGACTTGGAATTGAATCAACTTATATGAAGTTATTTGTGCCTGTGTTATATATAGCAGCTTTTTtaaactcatttttttctcgCTATATTGTGGGGAGATCCTTTAATTAGTACCAGAACTTCAACAGAAGTGTGTTAATTTATTGTActgtacatattttattttaagccTGATAAATAACAAATGCattgattttaaaaattgttcACAGATAAATACGTTCAGTATCTACATTTCATTGTCAGAACTCAGAAGTGTGGTTGCCATTTTATTTGCAAACTTAGAGcactatgtattttttttttgtataaaaacaattttgtttaaataatttatatttatattttaatttattttaataaaaagccAGTTTTCACGAACAAGTTCTAAGAAATGTACTGCATCTGTTTCAGATAGAAGACTAAAATGAGACAACTTCTAAGAACTCtgaataaaaataacaatcCTCTAAAGCCTCATTTAGCAGGAGGCTTTTACCCATACAGCATTCATAAACCAAAAATACATCATGGGGTTCACCTTTTAAGCACAAAGAAGACCTAGTACAATTAATCGATGCTATTCGAACTCATGAGCGGCAGATTAAATCTCAGAAACTTTAGAAGATCAAACGTAATGGTAAAGTACTTCCAAGTGCTATTCCCTCCAAATGATTTTATCAACATTTTTATAACTCGtatcttttgacttttgttttcggAATCTGCAGATGACTGTCAAATATGATGATCCAAGATAACTTCCTACTTGAAAGTCTTATAAAGCATAGCCTTAAATACTACGGGTATTCAACTTGCTTTGTATATTAATTTATGTGTGTTCTTAAAGACAGAACTTTGTTAATAACAATATAACATCCCTAAGCTCATAGAGTCTTCCTTGATACTGATAGAGGTTCCGGCATTCTGTACATGAAGCAGCAAGCAATTAGCTCCTTCAAAGATTGATTGTCTTGCTAAGGCGCTTGGTTTGGATTTTCCCGGGTGGGGGCTGATTATTAAAATGTTGGAACCTTATGAAGCAAGGATAAGGACAGTGGCAAATAAGGGGTTATAAGGGGGTTGCGGCGGAACCATTAAAGACGGTAACTGGATCGGAGATAGTCTAAGCAATCATTTCATGAAGAATTCTCTTCTCCTGAACattttttagaaagaaaaaaaccctTAATGAGCACCTGATGCATACTAAAAATAGTCAAGACTTGTAATGCTGTTCAAAAACGGATAGTCAGATCGGATACATCAAAACATAGCAGGGACAAGTTATAAGATCTGGATAGCAACTACCTAAAAGAACATTCTGTCGTTGAACTGGATTTAAAACTTAAAGTCATATTCATTAGCCTAACTTAAAGTAGATACATCTATGGCCAAATTTTGGATATCCTGGATCTAATCTAGTAATCTGGACATTGTATAAACACATGCAcaataaacttttaataaaaaaatgccTAACACCATCCTAGCATGAGACTAAAGATATTTGAACTTGAGTATAGTCAGTTACAGCTAGACCTATCCTCTGTGCCAAAATGTTTTATGACTAGCCTTGATTCAATTACAAGCATGAACTACTGACTCTTGAATTTTAACTTTCATTTCTATCCTGAAGacaaaaactacatatataagTTGCAAACAAAGAGTTGATAGATGAAGTTATAACCTGGATGCTTTGGTATGCAGTTTAAAGTTCAATGAAAAGATAACGGTCGCACCAAAGCCGACTCCAGAGAGGGAATGTATGCTGATGGTTAACCACTCATTAGAAAGCTTGTatcatattataatatatttcaaCCTGGCATTTCATGTAAATGATTAACGTGATCTAATATCTAAAATTGGCATGTAAATTGATGGATCCAAGATAACTAAATGTCTAAATATACACAAACCTTTTTCTGTAACTATGCCAGGTGCATCTTCCGAATGGATTGCATTAATAAGAGTCTCTGAAATATCTCTATCAAGAGTAAAACCCTTATCCATCATCTGGTCCCATACCATACAAGCCAACGAGAGCTTCTTTTCGAATACAAGTCCCCCAATAATCAGTTTATAGGTCACTTCATCTGGATACAAACCTTCAGTTTTCATCTGCTCAAAAAGATTCATGGCTTCACTAACCCTAGAAGCCTTACAAAATCCACTAATAATAGCATTGTAAGAGATAACATCCGGAGCGATTTTCTGCTCTACCATATCACAAAAGATGGTATGAGCCATCGATATGTTTCCTGTTTTACACATATGATCAACAATAGTTGTATACAATACACGATCAGGTACCAAACCCATCTCTGTCATCTTGTCCAGAAGCGTTTTTGCCATATTTGAATTACCGTCATTAAGAAAAGCTTTTATAAGGATGGTAAATGTAACAATATCAGGAAGAATACCTTGGTGACCCATTTCTTCATATAATTCGTACGCCCCTTTTACCCGAGAACCCTTGCAGAGTGCTCTAATTATTGTGTTATATGATACAACATCAACCACACCTTTCATTTCCATCTTTCTTACCATTAATCTATATGCCTTTTCAATAAGATTAGCCTTACAGAAACCTTTAATAACTTGGTTATAACTATAACTATCCGGTTTCAATCCATTCCGTTCCATTACACGAATCAGCTTTTCAGCTTCATCCAACATCACCTTGTCACAACAATAATTCAACAACACATTATAAGTAACCAAATCAGGCGGGCACCCATTCTTTCTCATAAAGCTCATAATGGATTGTGCTTTATCAAGCCGATTAGCTTTACAAAACCCACAAATAAGAACATTATAAACCGTCGTACTAAAATCAAGTTTCATCACACCTACTGTCAACTCATAAGCCAAATCAACTTTCCCAACACCACATAACCCCAATACAAGCGCTCTACAAGCATTAGCATCGGGTCTCAAACCTTTCACAAACATCATTTGCCACATTTCAACAGCCTCGTCAACTCTCCCAGCTTGCATTAACCCACTAATAACCGTAGTATAACTAACGACATCCGGCATTCTCCCATTCTCAGGCATACTGTGCAACACTTTCAAAGCGATATCTACCAAACACTCGGAACACAAAACATTCAAATACATATTATACGCCCACATATCGGGAACAACACCTAACCTATCCATATCACTAAAAAGcttattaattaatgttaagTCTTTAACTTTACATAAACCACAGATAAACCTCGAATAAGTAAACGAATTTAACGAATACCCTTTTGTAAACATGGTATCATAATACAATTCAACCAACTCAAAACGAGAATGGGCAACTAAAACACCAATAATACGGTTATAATCGATGCTAAAAACTCTGCAATTTGAGtgagacatttcatcaaacacttggaGTGCTTTATCAATAAGACCAGTTTTAACGTAGTTAGAAATAAGGGAGCGATATATGAGCCTAGTTTTACCAAGAGCTCCTCTAAACATATCCAACTGGGTATCTCAAGATATACATATCATCAACACCCAGATTAAATTTATagcttaattttaagaaaacatgaaaaagatCAAAGCTTGATAGATTTTGAAGTGTGGAAAGAAAGGATTTTGTAATGTGGGGTTTAGCGGATTGACTATAGATACAAATGTATAGATACAGAGGAAGGTGATGGTCGGCCGCGAAAGCAGACGGCGAacttgagagagagagagggggggagAGAAGAGAGATGTGGATGGACTTTAGGGCCTGAGTCCAGTTATTTGAAATTGTTTGGGTTATGAAATATGGGCTTCtttgtgtttttactttttaggcctttttcatatatcttgatttatatttaaacatttttttttcaaacgaGTCAGAGATTAGTAGTTTTTTCGAAATACCACATTAGCATCTAATTGAAAAATATGTGAAGCTCCAACTATGTATGGGATTCGAAGCTTAGTGGATTTCTTCAACGTCAAATATTTTACCAATGAGCCACCAACCATTGACATTTTTACgtattctttatttttcttggaaGACTTAAAAATATCCACAATGAGTGATGATTAATGATTTCTCGAAGAAAAATCATTTATGGTCtagattaaatataaaataaagcttGTAAATTTCAGTTAGTATGTGACAAAGGGTGATAGTGGCTAACATTGTCGGTTTTGTATTGTCTATCTAACACATCGTCACATCTCCATTTTGTTAGCATAATTTAAGAGACCCGTGCGGCCCGCCTCTTGGAGGCCAAGGTTTAATCATTGAGGCAAACGAACTCTACCAATAATTTCTTCGTCGTGTCTACAAACAGACTGTTTATTGGGTTTTCTCCACATCAGGGGGTAACTTCGGCGCTAAGGGTTCTGGGGGCTGTACCTAAGCAGTGAACTTTTGTCAATGGGTcactctata includes the following:
- the LOC122584891 gene encoding pentatricopeptide repeat-containing protein At1g13040, mitochondrial yields the protein MFRGALGKTRLIYRSLISNYVKTGLIDKALQVFDEMSHSNCRVFSIDYNRIIGVLVAHSRFELVELYYDTMFTKGYSLNSFTYSRFICGLCKVKDLTLINKLFSDMDRLGVVPDMWAYNMYLNVLCSECLVDIALKVLHSMPENGRMPDVVSYTTVISGLMQAGRVDEAVEMWQMMFVKGLRPDANACRALVLGLCGVGKVDLAYELTVGVMKLDFSTTVYNVLICGFCKANRLDKAQSIMSFMRKNGCPPDLVTYNVLLNYCCDKVMLDEAEKLIRVMERNGLKPDSYSYNQVIKGFCKANLIEKAYRLMVRKMEMKGVVDVVSYNTIIRALCKGSRVKGAYELYEEMGHQGILPDIVTFTILIKAFLNDGNSNMAKTLLDKMTEMGLVPDRVLYTTIVDHMCKTGNISMAHTIFCDMVEQKIAPDVISYNAIISGFCKASRVSEAMNLFEQMKTEGLYPDEVTYKLIIGGLVFEKKLSLACMVWDQMMDKGFTLDRDISETLINAIHSEDAPGIVTEKG